The Streptomyces albofaciens JCM 4342 genome has a segment encoding these proteins:
- a CDS encoding DUF3817 domain-containing protein, which yields MDIKTASALRRLRLVSAPEAVSFLLLLVCSVLKRTTSFDGVMVMGIVHGVLFILYVVFWLDAWSRTKWQFKTAALYFVLSVLPTGGFFAERKLKREAEASVIAARARREGVVNA from the coding sequence GTGGACATCAAGACCGCATCCGCCCTGCGCCGGCTCCGCCTGGTCTCCGCCCCCGAGGCGGTTTCCTTCCTGCTGCTGCTCGTCTGCTCGGTCCTCAAGCGGACCACCAGCTTCGACGGCGTGATGGTGATGGGCATCGTGCACGGCGTCCTGTTCATCCTGTACGTGGTGTTCTGGCTGGACGCCTGGAGCCGCACCAAGTGGCAGTTCAAGACCGCCGCCCTCTACTTCGTGCTCTCCGTCCTGCCCACCGGCGGCTTCTTCGCCGAGCGCAAGCTCAAGCGGGAGGCGGAGGCCAGCGTGATCGCCGCCCGCGCCCGCCGGGAAGGCGTGGTCAACGCATGA
- a CDS encoding MTH1187 family thiamine-binding protein, with product MIVAFSVSPLGVGEDVGEYVADAVRVVRESGLPNRTDAMFTSIEGEWDEVMDVVKRAVAAVEARAGRVSLVLKADIRPGVTDGLTSKVETVERHLAAGRGD from the coding sequence ATGATCGTCGCGTTCTCGGTCAGCCCGCTGGGGGTCGGTGAGGACGTCGGGGAGTACGTCGCCGACGCCGTACGGGTGGTCCGCGAGTCCGGGCTGCCCAACCGCACGGACGCCATGTTCACGTCCATCGAGGGCGAGTGGGACGAGGTCATGGACGTCGTCAAGCGCGCCGTGGCCGCCGTCGAGGCCCGTGCCGGACGGGTCTCGCTGGTCCTGAAGGCCGACATCCGGCCCGGCGTCACCGACGGCCTGACCTCCAAGGTCGAGACCGTCGAGCGGCACCTCGCGGCGGGCCGCGGGGACTGA